From Vogesella sp. XCS3, the proteins below share one genomic window:
- a CDS encoding SIS domain-containing protein — MSSLMLDEALFAAQAVAAQHMYADEGLAVLARELAKAPPQLALTVARGSSDHAANYFAYLAMQRTGTPVVSLPMSLLTLHQAPLNVKGQLAVALSQSGRSPDLIDTMTALGAAGARTVALVNKPDSPLAAACEWSVPLCAGEEKSVAATKSYIATLSAVARLVAHWQQDTALLAALNDLPDHLTEATRQDWSSALDVLVPAERIMVVGRGLGFAVALEAALKFKETCVIQAEAFSGAEIKHGPMALVDDGYPLLIFAPRGPEQAGLVALADEMRGRGANVLLAAPADVASRNLTLATAGDEALDPLLAIQSFYLMAARLSVARGLNPDTPRHLKKETLTV, encoded by the coding sequence TTGAGCTCGTTAATGCTTGATGAAGCCCTGTTTGCCGCCCAGGCGGTAGCCGCCCAGCATATGTATGCCGATGAAGGGCTGGCTGTCCTGGCGCGCGAACTGGCCAAAGCGCCGCCACAGTTGGCCCTGACTGTGGCGCGCGGCAGCTCGGATCATGCGGCCAACTATTTCGCCTACCTGGCGATGCAGCGCACCGGCACGCCGGTGGTATCGCTGCCCATGTCGCTGCTCACGCTGCATCAAGCACCGCTCAATGTAAAAGGCCAGCTGGCCGTGGCCCTGTCGCAATCCGGCCGCAGCCCTGACCTGATCGACACCATGACCGCCCTGGGCGCAGCCGGTGCCCGCACCGTGGCGCTGGTGAACAAACCCGACTCCCCGCTGGCTGCTGCCTGCGAATGGTCGGTACCGCTGTGTGCCGGCGAAGAAAAAAGTGTCGCCGCCACCAAAAGCTATATCGCCACCCTGTCCGCGGTAGCCCGCCTGGTGGCGCACTGGCAGCAGGACACCGCCCTGCTGGCCGCCCTGAACGACCTGCCGGATCACCTGACCGAAGCCACCCGCCAGGACTGGAGCAGCGCGCTGGACGTGCTGGTACCGGCCGAGCGCATCATGGTGGTAGGCCGTGGCCTGGGCTTTGCCGTGGCGCTGGAAGCCGCGCTGAAGTTCAAGGAAACCTGCGTGATCCAGGCAGAAGCTTTCTCCGGCGCCGAAATCAAACACGGCCCGATGGCACTGGTGGACGATGGCTACCCGCTGCTGATTTTCGCCCCGCGTGGCCCGGAACAAGCCGGCCTGGTAGCCCTGGCCGACGAAATGCGTGGCCGTGGTGCCAACGTACTGTTGGCCGCACCGGCCGACGTGGCCAGCCGCAACCTTACCCTGGCTACCGCCGGTGACGAAGCGCTGGACCCGCTGCTGGCGATCCAGAGCTTCTACCTGATGGCCGCCCGCCTGTCGGTAGCGCGTGGCCTGAACCCTGACACGCCGCGCCACCTGAAAAAAGAAACACTCACGGTATAA
- the ptsP gene encoding phosphoenolpyruvate--protein phosphotransferase, with protein MSATVTLQAPLSGVVLPLSAVPDPVFSGGLMGQGLAIEPLSSTLLSPCDGQVSQVSSTGHAVTVRAANGAEILMHIGIDTVKLGGSGFATRVQKGQQVSAGQPLVDIDIDSVARRAPSLITVVVVTNSDDMALSLDASGLVEAGASCFLTVTAQGAISLPDAVHGAELSVTAVVAHEGGLHARPSALVQSVARRYQSHIDIGFAGQRANARSVVSMMGLGVGENDTVTLYAKGEDADAALAALVEALQTHTHAGHAPAPAAVVASRDDGKLGGVCAAPGLAVGTLVLLAEQVRAVPERGHGVEPELAALHGALKKVRETVAADVAQADKRGAHAESEIFGAHLALLDDPELAQAAERYILDGRSAAYAYRSAISAQSEVLLGLGNALLAERVADLKDLERRVLDVLLGGEEAAPELPAQAIVVADDLTPSQLTRLPREQLAGVVLARGGATNHVAILCRALAIPALVACGPAALALAAGRDALLNAGEGWLDSDADAAALDAARQDIAQREQRRRTLREQSAGQARTRDGLAIEVAANIANAAEARDAVLNGADGVGLLRTEFLFIDRHDSPSEDEQRAACQDVLDALEGRTAIIRTLDAGGDKDVPYLPLPAEDNPALGLRGIRTGFAMPAVLDAQLRALLQVKPLSRLRILLPMVADVADLQRVRQRLDELAAELGVAERPQLGVMIEVPSAALLADQLAEYADFLSIGTNDLTQYTLAMDRCHPALAARLDALHPSLLRLIALTVHGAAKHGKWVGVCGALASDPQATPVLVGLGVTELSVSPSLVPEIKDTVRRLDSTACQQLALDLQSLNSAQQVRARLQADAAALLR; from the coding sequence ATGTCTGCAACCGTTACCCTGCAAGCGCCGCTGTCCGGCGTGGTATTGCCGCTGTCTGCCGTACCCGACCCGGTATTTTCCGGCGGTCTGATGGGCCAGGGTCTGGCTATTGAGCCGCTGTCTTCCACCCTGCTGTCCCCTTGCGATGGCCAGGTAAGCCAGGTGTCCAGTACCGGCCACGCCGTGACCGTGCGTGCGGCCAACGGTGCCGAGATCCTGATGCACATCGGCATCGACACCGTAAAGCTGGGTGGCAGCGGCTTTGCTACCCGCGTACAGAAAGGCCAGCAGGTCAGCGCGGGCCAGCCGCTGGTGGATATCGATATCGATAGCGTGGCCCGCCGCGCGCCTTCTCTCATTACCGTCGTTGTGGTGACCAACAGCGACGACATGGCTCTCTCCCTCGATGCATCCGGACTTGTGGAAGCCGGTGCGTCGTGTTTTCTGACCGTGACGGCTCAGGGTGCTATCTCCCTCCCTGACGCCGTCCACGGCGCAGAACTGTCCGTTACCGCCGTTGTGGCGCACGAAGGCGGCTTGCACGCCCGCCCCAGCGCGCTGGTGCAGTCGGTAGCCCGCCGCTATCAAAGCCACATCGACATCGGCTTTGCCGGCCAGCGCGCCAATGCACGCAGCGTGGTCAGCATGATGGGCCTGGGCGTGGGCGAAAACGACACGGTTACCCTGTATGCCAAAGGTGAAGACGCCGACGCCGCGCTGGCCGCGTTGGTAGAAGCACTGCAAACCCATACCCACGCCGGCCATGCGCCAGCGCCTGCTGCGGTCGTAGCAAGCCGCGACGATGGCAAGCTGGGCGGCGTGTGCGCGGCCCCCGGCCTGGCAGTGGGGACGCTGGTATTGCTGGCCGAGCAGGTGCGTGCGGTGCCTGAGCGCGGCCATGGCGTAGAGCCGGAGTTGGCCGCACTGCATGGCGCCCTGAAAAAAGTGCGCGAGACGGTGGCCGCCGACGTGGCGCAGGCCGACAAGCGCGGCGCGCACGCCGAAAGCGAGATCTTTGGCGCCCACCTGGCGCTGCTGGACGACCCCGAGCTGGCGCAAGCCGCCGAGCGCTACATTCTGGATGGCCGCAGCGCCGCCTACGCCTACCGCAGCGCCATCAGCGCGCAGAGCGAGGTGTTGCTGGGCCTGGGCAATGCGTTGCTGGCCGAACGCGTAGCCGACCTGAAAGACCTGGAACGCCGCGTGCTGGACGTGCTGCTGGGCGGCGAAGAAGCTGCCCCCGAGCTGCCGGCACAAGCCATCGTGGTGGCCGACGACCTGACCCCATCGCAGCTGACCCGCCTGCCGCGCGAACAGCTGGCCGGCGTGGTGCTGGCGCGTGGCGGTGCCACCAACCACGTGGCCATCCTGTGCCGTGCGTTGGCTATTCCGGCGCTGGTGGCGTGTGGCCCGGCTGCGCTGGCACTGGCTGCCGGCCGTGACGCGCTGCTGAACGCTGGCGAGGGCTGGCTGGATAGCGATGCGGATGCCGCCGCGCTAGACGCCGCGCGTCAGGACATTGCCCAGCGTGAACAGCGCCGCCGCACGCTGCGCGAGCAGTCTGCCGGCCAGGCGCGTACCCGCGATGGCCTGGCTATCGAGGTGGCGGCCAACATTGCCAACGCCGCCGAGGCGCGCGACGCGGTGCTGAACGGCGCCGATGGCGTGGGCCTGCTGCGTACCGAATTCCTCTTCATTGACCGTCACGACTCCCCTAGCGAAGACGAACAGCGCGCCGCCTGCCAGGACGTGCTGGACGCGCTGGAAGGCCGCACCGCCATCATCCGTACGCTGGACGCCGGTGGCGACAAGGACGTGCCTTACCTGCCGCTGCCTGCCGAAGACAACCCGGCGCTGGGCCTGCGCGGTATCCGCACCGGCTTTGCCATGCCGGCGGTGCTGGACGCGCAGCTGCGTGCGCTGCTGCAAGTGAAGCCGCTGTCGCGCCTGCGCATCCTGCTGCCCATGGTGGCCGACGTGGCCGACCTGCAGCGCGTGCGCCAGCGCCTGGACGAGCTGGCCGCCGAGCTGGGCGTAGCCGAGCGCCCGCAGCTGGGCGTGATGATCGAAGTGCCGTCGGCCGCGCTGTTGGCCGACCAGCTGGCCGAGTACGCCGACTTCCTGTCCATCGGTACCAACGATCTTACCCAGTACACGCTGGCGATGGACCGCTGCCACCCGGCGCTGGCTGCCAGGCTGGACGCGCTGCACCCGTCGCTGTTGCGCCTGATCGCGCTGACCGTGCACGGCGCGGCCAAGCACGGCAAGTGGGTAGGGGTGTGCGGCGCGCTGGCGTCCGACCCGCAAGCCACGCCGGTGCTGGTGGGCCTGGGCGTCACCGAGCTGTCCGTGAGCCCGTCGCTTGTGCCGGAAATCAAGGACACCGTGCGCCGCCTGGATAGCACGGCCTGCCAGCAGCTGGCGCTGGACCTGCAGTCGCTGAATTCGGCGCAACAAGTGCGGGCGCGGTTACAAGCCGACGCCGCGGCCTTGCTGCGCTGA
- the nagE gene encoding N-acetylglucosamine-specific PTS transporter subunit IIBC, translated as MSTSSKFAGVQQLGRALMLPIAVLPVAGLLLRLGQPDLMGIPVMAQAGDAIFGNLALLFAIGVAVGFAKDNNGASGLAGAIGYLVLTAVLKVIDAKINMGVLAGITAGISAGLLYNRYKDIALPSYLAFFGGRRFVPIVTGFAMLLAGVVLGYIWPPIQQGIDAVGHWVIGAGEFGLFVYGVLNRILIVTGLHHIINTFAWFQLGDFTDAAGKVVHGDLTRFFAGDKTAGMFMSGFFPVMMFGLPAACLAMYRAARPENKAAVGGVLLSMGLTAALTGVTEPVEFAFMFLAPALYAIHAVLTGISMALMHTLGVKLGFGFSAGLFDYVLNFGIAQKPLLLIPIGLAYFAVYYVLFTFFIKKFNLMTMGREEVAAGSSAAASLGGKGSDRARGFIGALGGAANLKSVDACTTRLRLQVVSNDAVDEAALKALGSRGMIKPAAGSVQVVLGPEAELVADEIRAALANPQAAAADSGALKDALGGAANIRAVEVVAGSRLRVELADASRVNEGSLKALGVSGIMAMPGNLVHLVVEGGDPAALASQLQ; from the coding sequence GTGAGTACTTCAAGCAAGTTCGCCGGCGTACAGCAGCTGGGCCGTGCCCTGATGCTGCCTATCGCCGTCCTGCCAGTGGCAGGCCTGCTACTGCGCCTGGGTCAGCCCGACCTGATGGGCATTCCGGTCATGGCGCAAGCCGGGGATGCCATTTTCGGCAACCTGGCACTGCTGTTTGCCATCGGTGTCGCCGTGGGTTTTGCCAAGGATAACAACGGTGCTTCCGGCCTGGCCGGTGCCATCGGTTACTTGGTGCTGACCGCGGTGCTGAAAGTGATCGACGCCAAGATCAATATGGGCGTACTGGCCGGCATTACCGCCGGTATCAGCGCCGGCCTGCTGTACAACCGCTACAAGGACATCGCACTGCCGTCCTACCTGGCCTTCTTTGGTGGCCGCCGTTTTGTGCCTATCGTTACCGGCTTTGCCATGCTGCTGGCCGGCGTGGTGCTGGGCTATATCTGGCCGCCTATCCAGCAGGGTATCGACGCGGTAGGCCACTGGGTCATCGGCGCGGGCGAGTTCGGCCTGTTCGTGTACGGCGTGCTCAACCGTATCCTGATCGTCACCGGCCTGCACCACATCATCAACACCTTTGCCTGGTTCCAGCTGGGTGACTTTACCGACGCCGCCGGCAAGGTGGTGCACGGTGACCTGACCCGCTTCTTTGCCGGCGACAAGACCGCAGGCATGTTCATGTCCGGCTTCTTCCCGGTGATGATGTTCGGCCTGCCGGCTGCCTGCCTGGCCATGTACCGCGCCGCGCGTCCGGAAAACAAGGCTGCTGTGGGTGGCGTGCTGCTGTCCATGGGCCTGACCGCCGCGCTGACCGGCGTGACCGAGCCGGTAGAGTTCGCCTTCATGTTCCTGGCCCCGGCGCTGTACGCCATCCACGCGGTGCTCACCGGCATCTCGATGGCGCTGATGCACACCCTGGGCGTGAAGCTGGGCTTTGGCTTCTCCGCTGGCCTGTTCGACTACGTGCTGAACTTTGGTATCGCGCAGAAACCGCTGCTGCTGATCCCTATCGGCCTGGCCTACTTTGCCGTGTACTACGTGCTGTTCACCTTCTTCATCAAGAAATTCAACCTGATGACCATGGGCCGCGAAGAAGTGGCCGCCGGTAGCAGCGCGGCTGCCAGCCTGGGTGGCAAAGGTAGCGACCGTGCGCGTGGCTTCATCGGGGCGCTGGGCGGTGCGGCCAACCTGAAAAGCGTAGACGCGTGCACCACCCGCCTGCGCCTGCAGGTTGTCAGCAACGATGCAGTAGATGAAGCCGCGCTGAAAGCACTGGGTTCGCGCGGCATGATCAAGCCGGCAGCCGGTAGCGTACAAGTGGTACTCGGCCCCGAGGCCGAGCTGGTAGCCGACGAAATCCGCGCTGCGTTGGCGAACCCGCAAGCTGCCGCCGCCGATAGCGGTGCACTGAAAGACGCGCTGGGTGGTGCAGCCAACATCCGCGCCGTGGAAGTGGTCGCCGGTAGCCGCCTGCGTGTAGAGCTGGCCGACGCCAGCCGCGTGAACGAAGGCAGCCTGAAGGCCCTGGGCGTGAGCGGCATCATGGCCATGCCTGGCAACCTGGTGCATCTGGTCGTGGAAGGCGGCGACCCCGCTGCCCTGGCCAGCCAGCTGCAATAA